The following proteins come from a genomic window of Candidatus Binatia bacterium:
- the coaE gene encoding dephospho-CoA kinase (Dephospho-CoA kinase (CoaE) performs the final step in coenzyme A biosynthesis.) gives MQARAIGLTGGIGSGKSTVAAILEELGARVIHADTVGHEVYRPDTEGWRQVISAFGPDIVSPDQTIDRRKLGAIVFGDSAALARLNAIVHPLIRAEIGARLAAYRQSGSSTPIVVEAAILVEANWVSLVDEVWLVVANRSAVVERVATQRGLKATEIEARIDAQLTDAERRGAADRVIENFGSLDDLRASVRALWARTASPCRT, from the coding sequence ATGCAGGCAAGAGCCATTGGTCTCACCGGCGGTATCGGATCGGGCAAGAGTACCGTAGCCGCCATCCTCGAGGAGCTGGGGGCCCGTGTTATACACGCCGACACGGTGGGGCATGAGGTCTACCGGCCGGACACCGAGGGTTGGCGTCAGGTTATTTCCGCCTTTGGCCCGGATATCGTAAGTCCCGACCAAACCATCGATCGCCGCAAGCTGGGCGCCATCGTGTTCGGCGACTCCGCGGCACTTGCCCGACTCAATGCCATCGTGCATCCCCTGATTCGTGCGGAGATCGGCGCGCGCCTTGCGGCCTACCGCCAGAGTGGCTCGTCGACGCCGATCGTCGTCGAGGCCGCCATCCTCGTCGAGGCAAACTGGGTGTCGCTGGTCGACGAGGTGTGGTTGGTCGTCGCCAATCGCAGCGCGGTGGTCGAGCGCGTCGCGACGCAACGCGGCCTCAAGGCGACGGAGATCGAGGCTCGCATCGACGCCCAACTCACCGACGCGGAGCGGCGAGGCGCGGCAGATCGAGTGATCGAGAACTTCGGTTCGCTCGACGATCTCAGAGCAAGTGTAAGGGCTCTGTGGGCCCGTACGGCCTCCCCCTGCCGAACGTAA
- a CDS encoding HU family DNA-binding protein, protein MTKSQLLQKLADGSGVTKKQAGEMLDTLVSMTVAQVKKGEPVKIPELGTFRKVQTKARMGRNPQTGAPIKIPARKKVRFSVAKAFKEAVLGAKK, encoded by the coding sequence ATGACGAAATCCCAACTGTTGCAGAAGTTGGCCGATGGGTCAGGTGTAACGAAGAAGCAGGCGGGCGAGATGCTCGATACCCTGGTGAGCATGACCGTAGCCCAGGTGAAGAAGGGTGAGCCGGTGAAGATCCCCGAGCTCGGGACCTTCCGCAAGGTGCAGACCAAGGCGCGCATGGGGCGCAACCCGCAGACCGGTGCACCCATCAAGATCCCGGCGCGCAAGAAGGTTCGTTTCTCGGTCGCCAAGGCGTTCAAAGAAGCGGTGCTCGGCGCAAAGAAGTAG
- a CDS encoding inositol-3-phosphate synthase, which yields MSGEGVRIEPPRGRLGVLLVGLGAVSTTFIAGVEAIRKGLGTPVGSLTQLGTIRLGKRTEKRSPRIRDFVPLADLPDLVFGAWDIFPDTAYEAARRAQVLEPALLEEVRPELEAIAPWPGVFNPEYVKRLRGVHVKCGATGRDLAKQVMADIEDFRARTGATRLVMIWCASTESFLVPGPAHASLAAFEAALEANDPTIAPSMVYAYAALSLGIPFANGAPNLTVDIPAMIELADRQGVAICGKDFKTGQTLMKTILAPGLKARMLGLTGWFSTNILGNRDGEVLDEPSSFKTKEESKLSVLGVILQEQLYPELYRDYVHRVNIHYYPPRGDNKEGWDNIDIFGWLGYPMQIKINFLCRDSILAAPLVLDLALFLDLAQRARLRGIQEWLSFYFKSPQTAPGLYPEHDLFIQLMKMKNTLRFLRGEDLITHLGREYYD from the coding sequence ATGTCCGGTGAAGGCGTAAGGATCGAGCCGCCGCGGGGGCGCCTGGGGGTGCTGCTGGTCGGCCTCGGGGCGGTGAGCACGACGTTCATTGCGGGGGTCGAGGCGATCCGCAAGGGGCTGGGGACGCCGGTTGGCTCGCTGACGCAGCTCGGAACCATTCGCCTCGGCAAGCGCACCGAGAAGCGCTCCCCGCGGATCCGCGATTTCGTTCCCCTGGCCGATCTGCCGGATCTCGTGTTCGGGGCCTGGGACATCTTTCCGGATACCGCTTACGAGGCGGCGCGGCGGGCACAGGTGCTGGAGCCGGCACTGTTGGAGGAGGTACGACCCGAGCTCGAGGCGATTGCCCCGTGGCCGGGGGTGTTCAACCCCGAGTACGTCAAGCGTTTGCGCGGCGTGCACGTCAAGTGCGGCGCCACCGGCCGCGATCTGGCGAAGCAGGTGATGGCCGACATAGAGGACTTCCGTGCGCGCACCGGTGCGACGCGTCTGGTCATGATCTGGTGCGCGAGCACCGAGAGCTTTCTCGTGCCCGGCCCGGCGCACGCGTCGCTCGCCGCATTCGAAGCGGCGCTGGAAGCCAACGACCCGACGATCGCGCCCAGCATGGTGTACGCCTACGCGGCGCTGTCGCTGGGGATCCCGTTCGCCAACGGCGCACCCAACCTGACGGTCGATATTCCGGCGATGATCGAGCTCGCCGACCGGCAGGGAGTGGCGATCTGCGGCAAGGATTTCAAGACCGGGCAGACGTTGATGAAGACCATTCTCGCTCCGGGTCTGAAGGCGCGTATGCTGGGACTGACCGGGTGGTTCTCGACCAACATCCTCGGCAACCGCGACGGCGAAGTCCTCGACGAGCCGTCGAGCTTCAAGACCAAGGAAGAGAGCAAGCTCTCGGTGCTCGGGGTGATTCTGCAGGAGCAGTTGTATCCGGAGCTGTACCGCGACTACGTGCACCGGGTGAACATTCATTACTATCCGCCGCGCGGCGACAACAAGGAAGGCTGGGACAACATCGATATCTTCGGTTGGCTCGGCTACCCGATGCAGATCAAGATCAACTTTCTTTGTCGCGATTCCATTCTCGCGGCGCCGCTGGTGCTGGACCTGGCGCTGTTCCTGGACCTTGCTCAGCGGGCCCGGCTGCGGGGCATTCAGGAATGGTTGTCTTTCTACTTCAAGAGTCCACAGACGGCGCCGGGCCTCTACCCCGAGCACGACCTTTTCATCCAGCTTATGAAAATGAAGAACACCCTGCGCTTCCTGCGCGGCGAGGATCTGATCACCCACCTTGGCCGCGAGTACTACGACTGA
- the nadA gene encoding quinolinate synthase NadA: MTMPAIEKTPAELHEHLAPLQEPHVYSDATGADLAATIHAIRALKRERHAVVLAHNYQRPEIFEVADFIGDSLELARQGTTVDADTIVFCGVHFMAETAKILSPEKTVLIPDLRAGCSLADSVTADELVERRDALRRIYPDLQVVAYVNTTAAVKAVVDVCVTSANAVRLVNNLPTNNILFVPDRHLGEYVQKETGKNVISWDGNCYVHHQITPENIARVKTGLPNLKVLVHPECRSDVVALADAVLSTSGMVRYARESAAHDFLVVTECGLSDRLLVEVPEKHFYKACKLCQFMKMITLEGTRRSLERMEYEVLLDEPVRAAAERSLRRMLELSA; this comes from the coding sequence ATGACCATGCCCGCCATCGAAAAGACCCCGGCCGAACTGCACGAGCACCTGGCGCCGTTGCAGGAACCGCACGTATACAGCGACGCCACCGGCGCGGACCTCGCCGCCACCATCCACGCGATCCGCGCCCTCAAGCGCGAGCGCCACGCCGTCGTTCTGGCCCACAATTACCAGCGGCCGGAGATCTTCGAGGTTGCCGACTTCATCGGCGACTCCCTCGAACTGGCGCGTCAGGGCACCACCGTCGACGCGGACACGATCGTGTTCTGCGGCGTACACTTCATGGCTGAAACGGCCAAGATCCTCAGCCCAGAAAAGACCGTCCTCATCCCCGATTTGCGCGCCGGTTGCTCGCTCGCCGACAGCGTCACCGCCGACGAATTGGTGGAACGCCGCGACGCCTTGCGGCGCATCTATCCCGATCTCCAAGTCGTCGCCTACGTCAACACCACCGCCGCCGTTAAGGCCGTCGTGGATGTCTGCGTCACCTCCGCCAACGCCGTCCGGCTGGTCAACAACCTGCCGACCAATAACATCCTCTTCGTTCCCGACCGACACCTGGGCGAGTACGTCCAGAAGGAAACCGGCAAGAACGTCATCTCCTGGGACGGCAACTGCTACGTGCACCACCAGATCACGCCCGAAAACATCGCCAGGGTGAAGACCGGGCTGCCCAACCTGAAGGTGCTTGTCCACCCCGAATGCCGGTCCGACGTCGTCGCCCTCGCCGACGCCGTGCTCAGCACGAGCGGCATGGTGCGGTATGCCAGGGAGAGCGCCGCCCACGACTTTCTCGTCGTTACCGAGTGCGGTCTTTCCGATCGCCTGCTGGTAGAGGTGCCGGAGAAGCACTTCTACAAGGCGTGCAAGCTCTGTCAGTTCATGAAGATGATCACCCTCGAAGGTACGCGGCGATCCCTCGAACGCATGGAATACGAAGTCCTGCTCGACGAGCCCGTACGTGCCGCCGCCGAACGTTCGCTACGACGAATGCTCGAGCTGAGCGCGTGA
- a CDS encoding NUDIX hydrolase produces MLARSAAVGTAPATSPSVAVDVVIFTIAARELCILLVEVRGGPFAGRWAFPGGRVPVGEAPEATATRELRDQTGIDDVYLEQLRTFGDPTRDPQAHIVAVAYFALLPNQGRTAAVNPKYRRLRWLPVHDLPRLAYDHNAIAAYALARLQAKLEYTNIVYSLLPVEFTLGELQDVYEIILRRRIDRRNFRKKVLSLGLLRPLHRQRRGPHRPAQLYAFTRREPMMIEML; encoded by the coding sequence ATGCTCGCCCGGTCAGCCGCGGTGGGGACGGCTCCCGCCACGTCGCCCTCGGTTGCGGTCGACGTTGTCATCTTCACCATCGCGGCGCGCGAACTCTGCATCCTGCTCGTCGAGGTCCGCGGCGGCCCGTTCGCCGGCCGGTGGGCGTTCCCGGGCGGACGGGTTCCCGTCGGCGAAGCCCCCGAAGCGACGGCCACGCGCGAACTGCGCGATCAGACGGGCATCGACGACGTATACCTCGAGCAGCTCCGCACCTTCGGTGACCCGACCCGCGACCCGCAAGCCCACATCGTAGCCGTCGCCTATTTTGCGCTGCTGCCGAACCAGGGGCGCACCGCGGCCGTCAACCCGAAATACCGCCGCCTGCGCTGGCTCCCCGTACACGACCTGCCGCGCCTCGCCTACGATCACAACGCCATCGCCGCCTACGCCCTGGCGCGGCTGCAGGCAAAACTCGAGTACACCAACATCGTCTACAGCCTGTTGCCGGTTGAATTCACGCTCGGCGAACTCCAGGACGTCTACGAGATCATCCTGCGGCGACGGATCGATCGCCGTAACTTCCGCAAGAAAGTGCTGTCGCTCGGTCTGTTGCGGCCCTTGCATCGCCAGCGGCGCGGTCCCCACCGTCCCGCCCAGCTATACGCCTTCACCCGCCGCGAACCGATGATGATCGAGATGCTATGA
- a CDS encoding histidine phosphatase family protein — protein MRQPTERPDNGRARIILVRHGESEGNRDRTFTQHTNVPLTERGREQARAAGVRIRALCAPARLVASPFARARQTAEIIAGEIDCAVHFEAAFCEQSFGVFAGRPYTAMLDDAAFHEGPRWEWRPPGGESIADVYARAVPAFERLVQSSGADDVVLVSHGGVMFALWAFVAGSWEAARVAPNAGIVVVEHRAGVYEPPVLLEDDE, from the coding sequence ATGCGACAGCCGACGGAACGGCCCGACAACGGGCGTGCGCGGATCATCCTGGTGCGCCACGGGGAGAGCGAGGGTAACCGCGATCGCACGTTTACGCAGCATACCAATGTGCCGTTGACCGAGCGCGGCCGCGAACAGGCGCGCGCCGCCGGGGTGCGCATACGGGCGCTTTGTGCACCGGCGCGCCTGGTTGCGAGCCCGTTTGCGCGCGCTCGTCAAACGGCGGAGATCATCGCCGGCGAAATCGATTGCGCGGTGCATTTTGAGGCGGCGTTCTGCGAGCAAAGCTTCGGCGTCTTCGCGGGCAGGCCGTACACGGCGATGTTGGACGACGCGGCGTTCCATGAAGGCCCGCGCTGGGAGTGGCGTCCTCCGGGTGGCGAGTCGATTGCCGACGTGTATGCGCGCGCCGTGCCCGCCTTCGAGCGATTGGTGCAATCCAGCGGGGCGGATGACGTGGTGCTCGTCAGTCACGGCGGCGTGATGTTCGCCCTGTGGGCGTTCGTCGCCGGGTCGTGGGAGGCCGCTCGCGTCGCCCCCAACGCCGGCATCGTGGTGGTGGAACACCGGGCCGGGGTGTACGAGCCGCCGGTGTTGCTGGAGGACGATGAATAG
- a CDS encoding S8 family serine peptidase: MRYGAAAGALLIGYLCALHFPPAPAQGQDPPSAAADTTEVFVALREPGAVPLGDIVGRRRSVAGQQARVLARGDTGAVRLRRALRLVGAFTAAVTPAGLAQLRADPEVAAVDPVARGRAALADTVPLIRADTVHAFGSIGRGITVAVLDGGVDPTHPDLAGSIAAEACFCDGNCCPNGSSRQFGPGAAVTTDTHGPHVAGVIVSKGIAAPVGVAPGAQIVAVKVLDAALNGTLADWVAALEWIAESRPDVQAVNMSLETAQLYTGACDDADAATIAFARAIDWLRARGVLVFAAAGNGYQAGALSAPACIAGAIAVGATTKADRVASFGNSDDPLDLWAPGVGVVSVGPRGGVRTMSGTSAATPHATATAALLLDRNPALTADGLESALESSNVQIEDHRSGLVRPRLHALSAMTVADGITMLVPGGGSKRSDCLVVWHLPASPSGVPRPAPGVVCTDNDAACDSDPTAGRCEFTITACFNTSDRRLPHCDATAPVVTVNLAWPDPSRSSDALDAVNAAAVTAALPTTPIGAAQCAAPVAFQVAADGKSRWLRLAAETGPADIGGPRRDHDRLRFRCLPRR, encoded by the coding sequence ATGCGATACGGGGCAGCTGCTGGTGCGCTCCTGATCGGTTACCTGTGCGCGCTGCATTTTCCTCCCGCACCGGCCCAGGGTCAGGATCCGCCGTCTGCCGCCGCCGACACCACCGAGGTCTTCGTCGCGCTGCGCGAGCCCGGTGCGGTGCCCCTTGGTGACATCGTCGGACGACGGCGATCGGTGGCCGGACAACAGGCGCGCGTGCTTGCCCGCGGCGACACCGGAGCCGTCCGCCTCCGGCGCGCGCTGCGCTTGGTCGGAGCGTTTACCGCGGCGGTAACGCCGGCCGGACTGGCGCAGTTACGTGCGGACCCGGAGGTCGCCGCTGTCGACCCCGTTGCCCGCGGCCGTGCAGCCCTTGCCGACACCGTGCCGTTGATCCGTGCCGACACCGTCCACGCGTTCGGTAGCATTGGCCGGGGCATTACCGTTGCGGTGCTCGACGGCGGCGTCGATCCCACGCATCCGGATCTGGCCGGCAGCATTGCCGCCGAAGCCTGCTTCTGCGACGGCAACTGTTGCCCGAACGGCAGCAGCCGGCAGTTCGGCCCGGGTGCCGCGGTAACCACGGATACTCATGGCCCGCACGTCGCGGGCGTCATCGTGTCGAAAGGCATCGCCGCACCCGTCGGGGTGGCGCCCGGCGCGCAGATCGTCGCGGTCAAGGTCCTCGATGCGGCCCTGAACGGCACCCTTGCGGATTGGGTGGCCGCGCTGGAGTGGATTGCCGAAAGTCGCCCGGACGTGCAGGCTGTGAATATGAGTTTGGAAACCGCGCAGCTTTATACCGGCGCATGCGACGACGCCGATGCGGCTACGATTGCGTTCGCCCGTGCGATCGACTGGCTGCGCGCCCGGGGCGTGCTGGTGTTTGCCGCGGCCGGGAACGGCTACCAGGCCGGGGCGCTGAGCGCACCGGCGTGTATCGCGGGGGCGATTGCGGTCGGCGCTACGACCAAGGCGGACCGGGTAGCGTCGTTCGGCAACAGCGACGATCCGCTCGACCTCTGGGCCCCCGGTGTCGGCGTCGTTTCCGTGGGACCCCGGGGCGGCGTCAGGACTATGTCCGGCACATCGGCAGCGACACCGCACGCGACGGCGACCGCGGCGCTGTTGCTCGACCGCAATCCGGCGCTCACTGCCGACGGGCTCGAATCGGCGCTGGAATCCAGCAACGTACAGATCGAGGACCACCGCAGCGGTCTGGTACGCCCGCGGCTTCACGCTCTGTCGGCGATGACCGTGGCCGACGGCATCACGATGCTGGTGCCTGGCGGCGGCAGTAAGCGCAGCGACTGTCTGGTCGTCTGGCATCTGCCGGCGTCGCCGTCCGGCGTTCCGCGGCCGGCTCCAGGGGTCGTATGCACCGACAATGACGCCGCCTGCGACAGCGATCCGACGGCGGGCCGCTGTGAATTCACGATTACGGCGTGTTTCAACACCTCGGACCGGCGCCTCCCCCACTGTGACGCTACCGCGCCCGTGGTTACCGTAAACCTGGCGTGGCCCGATCCGTCGCGATCGAGCGACGCGCTCGACGCCGTTAACGCGGCGGCCGTCACGGCGGCGTTGCCGACTACGCCGATCGGGGCGGCACAATGTGCCGCGCCCGTGGCTTTCCAGGTCGCGGCGGACGGCAAGTCGCGCTGGTTGCGGCTGGCCGCAGAGACTGGGCCAGCCGACATCGGCGGCCCGCGGCGCGATCACGACCGCCTGCGCTTCCGGTGTTTGCCGCGGCGATGA
- a CDS encoding recombination regulator RecX, with translation METRAAKARSKSSGSDPQTAAWERAVRFLAARDYTERDLRMRLEDAGLPAGAIDAAVSRLLAAGYLDDAAVAVRIAERRVRGGFGSERIRAELTAHGVSEDLQTAACAVAVADEEARARTLLTRRRLDGGDKRACARAARFLRGRGFPVNVVCAVIGKESCDF, from the coding sequence GTGGAGACCAGGGCGGCGAAGGCAAGGTCGAAATCGAGCGGTTCTGACCCGCAGACCGCCGCCTGGGAGCGCGCCGTACGGTTCCTGGCGGCGCGGGATTATACCGAACGCGACCTGCGGATGCGGCTGGAGGACGCCGGCCTGCCGGCCGGTGCCATCGATGCCGCCGTGTCGCGACTGCTTGCTGCCGGCTACCTCGACGATGCAGCGGTAGCGGTTCGGATAGCGGAGCGCCGGGTGCGGGGCGGCTTCGGTAGCGAACGGATACGCGCCGAACTGACGGCACACGGGGTCTCCGAAGACCTGCAGACGGCGGCGTGCGCGGTGGCCGTGGCGGACGAAGAAGCGCGGGCGCGCACGTTGCTGACCCGGCGCCGACTCGACGGCGGCGATAAGCGCGCATGTGCCCGCGCCGCCCGCTTCTTGCGGGGGAGGGGATTTCCCGTGAACGTGGTTTGCGCCGTGATCGGAAAGGAGAGCTGCGATTTCTGA
- a CDS encoding type IV pilus twitching motility protein PilT, translating to MDLDQILGAAVGAGASDVMLKPGRPPGIRVHADLVPLPGADPLTHEAVQRAVDSILDDYHRKRFATDLQADLAYHSPALGRFRVNVFRQRGDLSVVIRVISNKIRTVADLNLPPVVERIADERRGLVLVTGTTGSGKSTTLAAMIDYINASRRCHIITIEDPIEYVHSDRLSFINQREVGYDAVNFPAALKAAMRQNPDVILVGEMRDLETIETAILAAETGHLVMSTLHTLDAPETITRVISVFPEHQRDQVRLILSSILRGIVSQRLIPRANGEGMVPACEVLVSTARVREYVGEKEKLRDLREVIAQGHTTYGMQTFDQSLMALYRAELISREEALKNAANPGDFELKLRGISSTSDSRWSDFEGRGDQGGEGKVEIERF from the coding sequence ATGGACCTCGATCAGATTCTGGGAGCCGCCGTTGGCGCCGGTGCGTCCGACGTCATGCTGAAGCCCGGACGACCGCCCGGCATCCGCGTCCACGCCGATCTCGTTCCGCTGCCCGGTGCCGACCCGCTTACCCACGAAGCCGTGCAGCGGGCGGTCGACAGCATCCTCGACGACTACCACCGCAAGCGTTTCGCCACCGACCTCCAGGCCGACCTCGCCTACCACTCGCCCGCGCTCGGACGTTTTCGCGTCAACGTCTTCCGCCAGCGCGGCGACCTGAGCGTGGTGATCCGCGTCATTTCGAACAAGATCCGCACGGTGGCCGATCTGAACCTGCCGCCCGTGGTGGAGCGGATCGCCGACGAGCGGCGCGGACTCGTGCTCGTCACAGGAACCACCGGCAGCGGTAAGAGCACCACGCTGGCCGCCATGATCGACTACATCAACGCCTCGCGCCGGTGCCACATCATCACCATCGAGGATCCGATCGAGTACGTGCACAGCGATCGCCTGAGTTTCATCAATCAGCGCGAGGTGGGCTACGACGCGGTCAACTTCCCGGCGGCGCTGAAGGCGGCGATGCGGCAGAACCCGGACGTGATTCTGGTCGGCGAGATGCGCGACCTGGAGACCATCGAGACGGCTATTCTGGCGGCCGAGACCGGGCACCTCGTCATGAGCACGCTGCACACGCTGGACGCGCCGGAGACGATCACCAGAGTAATCAGCGTCTTCCCCGAGCATCAGCGCGATCAGGTGCGCTTGATTCTCTCGAGCATCCTGCGCGGGATAGTCAGTCAACGGCTCATTCCGCGGGCGAACGGCGAGGGTATGGTGCCGGCGTGCGAGGTGCTGGTGTCGACGGCGCGCGTGCGCGAATACGTTGGCGAGAAGGAGAAACTGCGCGACCTGCGCGAGGTGATTGCGCAGGGCCATACCACCTACGGCATGCAGACCTTCGACCAGTCGTTGATGGCGTTGTACAGAGCGGAGCTGATCAGCCGCGAGGAGGCCCTGAAAAACGCGGCCAACCCGGGCGACTTCGAGCTGAAGCTACGCGGGATCTCCTCGACCAGCGACAGTCGGTGGAGCGATTTCGAGGGCCGTGGAGACCAGGGCGGCGAAGGCAAGGTCGAAATCGAGCGGTTCTGA
- the recA gene encoding recombinase RecA has protein sequence MALDANRERALDLAVSQIEKQFGKGAIMKLGEQSHVRDIEVVSTGSLGLDLALGVGGVPRGRVVEIYGPESSGKTTLALQIIAQAQRLGGIGAFIDAEHALDVGYARKLGVRSEDLLISQPDHGEQALEIAETLVRSGAVDVLVVDSVAALVPRAEIEGEMGEPQMGLQARLMSQALRKLTATISRSRTIVIFINQIRMKIGVMFGNPETTTGGNALKFYATVRLDIRRTGAIKQGDEVIGSRTKVRVVKNKVAPPFREAEFDILYGSGISFEGELVDLGAEHGIVEKSGAWYSFDGERIGQGRENTKEYLREHPDMARTIEERVRARFGLVAGGAPAPVAAETEAPRAEAKKGARSA, from the coding sequence ATGGCATTGGACGCAAATCGCGAGCGGGCCCTGGATCTGGCGGTCAGTCAGATCGAGAAGCAATTCGGCAAGGGCGCGATCATGAAACTGGGCGAGCAAAGCCACGTCCGCGACATCGAGGTCGTCTCGACGGGCTCGCTCGGCCTCGACCTGGCGCTGGGAGTCGGCGGCGTGCCGCGCGGCCGGGTAGTGGAGATCTACGGCCCGGAGTCGTCCGGAAAGACGACCCTGGCCCTGCAGATCATCGCACAAGCGCAGCGCCTCGGCGGCATCGGTGCGTTCATCGATGCGGAACACGCCCTCGATGTGGGTTACGCCCGCAAGTTGGGTGTGCGCAGCGAGGACCTGCTCATCTCGCAGCCGGACCACGGCGAACAGGCGCTGGAAATCGCCGAGACCCTGGTACGTAGTGGTGCGGTCGACGTTCTCGTCGTCGATTCGGTGGCGGCGTTGGTACCCCGGGCCGAAATCGAGGGCGAGATGGGCGAGCCGCAGATGGGTTTGCAGGCGCGCCTGATGTCGCAAGCCTTGCGCAAGCTGACGGCGACGATCTCGCGCTCGCGCACCATTGTGATCTTCATCAACCAGATCCGCATGAAGATCGGGGTCATGTTCGGGAATCCTGAAACCACCACCGGCGGCAACGCGTTAAAGTTCTACGCTACAGTGCGCCTCGACATCCGCCGCACGGGGGCGATCAAACAGGGCGATGAAGTGATCGGGAGCCGCACCAAAGTGCGCGTCGTCAAGAACAAGGTGGCGCCGCCGTTCCGGGAAGCGGAGTTCGACATCCTTTACGGTTCCGGCATCTCGTTCGAGGGCGAACTGGTCGATCTGGGAGCGGAGCACGGCATCGTCGAGAAGAGCGGCGCCTGGTACAGTTTCGACGGCGAGCGCATCGGTCAGGGCCGGGAGAACACGAAGGAGTATCTCCGCGAGCACCCGGACATGGCACGCACGATCGAGGAGCGCGTGCGGGCGCGGTTCGGACTGGTGGCGGGCGGCGCCCCGGCACCGGTGGCCGCGGAGACGGAGGCGCCCCGGGCCGAGGCGAAGAAGGGAGCCCGTAGCGCCTGA
- the thpR gene encoding RNA 2',3'-cyclic phosphodiesterase, protein MDGRGEERIRSFVAVDLDAAVLDNLRRLQAELTRVPADVRWVRPGGMHVTLKFLGAVAPSLLAQVHAALRETLREVAAMTLAVRGLGAFPAMRRPRVVWAGLVGDGLAELAARVEAALAPLGFAAEGRAFTPHVTLGRVNGTRGWPALAEVIERHREDDFGTTVVNAVAVYRSLLHREGAQYAVLWTVPLASSIVNDSRLG, encoded by the coding sequence ATGGACGGCAGGGGCGAGGAGCGCATCCGGAGTTTTGTGGCGGTGGATTTGGATGCCGCGGTCCTCGATAACCTGCGACGGCTACAAGCCGAGCTGACAAGAGTACCCGCCGACGTGCGTTGGGTTCGCCCCGGCGGGATGCACGTGACACTGAAGTTCCTCGGGGCGGTAGCGCCGTCGCTGCTGGCGCAAGTACACGCGGCTTTGCGCGAGACCTTGCGTGAGGTAGCGGCAATGACCCTGGCGGTGCGCGGCCTCGGGGCATTCCCGGCGATGCGGCGCCCGCGCGTCGTATGGGCGGGCCTCGTGGGCGATGGCCTGGCCGAGCTGGCGGCGCGCGTGGAAGCCGCACTGGCGCCGCTGGGGTTCGCGGCGGAGGGACGCGCATTCACGCCGCACGTCACCCTCGGCCGGGTCAACGGCACGCGCGGATGGCCGGCGCTTGCCGAGGTCATCGAGCGGCATCGCGAGGACGACTTCGGCACTACGGTTGTGAATGCCGTCGCCGTCTATCGCAGCCTGCTGCACCGCGAGGGGGCGCAATACGCCGTCCTCTGGACGGTCCCTCTCGCATCCTCGATAGTCAACGATTCCCGATTAGGGTAA